In Ochrobactrum vermis, the following proteins share a genomic window:
- the ilvC gene encoding ketol-acid reductoisomerase: MRVYYDRDADVNLIKSKKVVIVGYGSQGRAHALNLKDSGAANVRIALREGSATVKKAEADGFEVMNVADAAKWGDLLMMATPDELQADIYKEHIQDNIRDGAAIAFAHGLNVHFGLIEPKKSVDVVMIAPKGPGHTVRGEYQKGGGVPCLIAIHQDASGNAHDLALSYASGVGGGRSGVIETTFKEECETDLFGEQAVLCGGVVELIRTGFEVLVEAGYAPEMAYFECLHEMKLIVDLIYEGGIANMNYSISNTAEWGEYVTGPRIITAETKEEMKRVLKDIQTGKFTSDWMQEYRAGAARFKGIRRNNDSHQIEEVGEKLRGMMPWIAANKLVDKARN, from the coding sequence ATGCGCGTTTACTACGATCGGGATGCAGACGTTAACCTGATCAAGTCGAAGAAGGTGGTTATCGTCGGTTATGGCAGCCAGGGCCGCGCCCATGCGCTGAACCTCAAGGACTCCGGCGCTGCCAATGTGCGCATCGCTCTTCGTGAAGGTTCGGCAACGGTCAAGAAGGCCGAAGCTGATGGCTTCGAAGTGATGAACGTTGCTGATGCTGCCAAGTGGGGCGATCTCCTCATGATGGCAACCCCTGATGAACTTCAGGCCGACATCTACAAAGAACACATTCAGGATAACATCCGTGACGGCGCAGCGATTGCTTTCGCTCACGGCCTCAATGTTCACTTCGGCCTGATTGAGCCAAAGAAGTCCGTTGACGTCGTGATGATCGCGCCAAAGGGCCCAGGCCACACGGTTCGTGGTGAATACCAGAAGGGTGGCGGCGTCCCTTGCCTCATCGCCATTCATCAGGATGCCTCGGGCAATGCCCATGATCTGGCTCTCTCCTATGCTTCTGGCGTTGGCGGTGGTCGTTCGGGCGTCATCGAAACCACCTTCAAGGAAGAGTGCGAAACCGATCTGTTCGGCGAGCAGGCTGTTCTTTGCGGCGGCGTGGTCGAACTGATCCGCACCGGTTTCGAAGTTCTGGTTGAAGCTGGCTATGCGCCTGAAATGGCTTACTTCGAGTGCCTGCATGAAATGAAGCTGATCGTGGATCTGATCTACGAAGGCGGCATCGCCAACATGAACTACTCGATCTCGAATACCGCTGAGTGGGGCGAATACGTCACCGGTCCGCGCATCATCACTGCTGAAACCAAGGAAGAAATGAAGCGTGTTCTGAAGGACATTCAGACCGGCAAGTTCACTTCCGATTGGATGCAGGAGTATCGTGCAGGTGCAGCGCGCTTCAAGGGTATCCGTCGCAACAACGACAGCCACCAGATCGAAGAAGTTGGCGAAAAGCTCCGCGGCATGATGCCATGGATTGCAGCGAACAAGCTCGTCGACAAGGCGCGCAACTAA
- a CDS encoding TetR/AcrR family transcriptional regulator, giving the protein MTDISDELQAQKQQALSPRQNDVLEQALRLLVEGGDRALTTASIARAANCSKESLYKWFGDRDGLLTAMVRWQASKVRVVPLTREKLDAESLFSSLEHFARDWLLVLSGKTSIALNRLAVSHAASGKSMLGDIVLANGPVAMAKRLKPILHMGKEVGLLAFDDIDEAFRTFFGLVVRDMQIRLLLGDQLELTDDVVIRDARRATKQFFALYGA; this is encoded by the coding sequence GTGACTGATATCAGCGACGAATTGCAGGCTCAAAAGCAGCAAGCTCTTTCGCCGCGTCAGAACGACGTTCTGGAGCAGGCATTGCGCCTCTTGGTGGAGGGCGGGGATCGCGCTTTGACGACGGCGAGTATTGCCCGTGCCGCCAACTGCTCGAAGGAAAGCCTCTACAAATGGTTTGGTGACCGCGACGGCCTGCTGACGGCGATGGTTCGCTGGCAGGCATCGAAAGTTCGTGTCGTACCGCTGACCCGTGAAAAGCTGGATGCGGAATCTCTTTTCTCAAGTCTGGAACATTTCGCGCGCGACTGGCTGCTTGTGCTTTCGGGGAAAACCTCGATTGCCCTGAACCGGCTGGCGGTGAGCCATGCTGCATCCGGTAAATCGATGCTCGGTGATATCGTTTTGGCAAATGGACCTGTGGCCATGGCCAAGCGTCTCAAGCCCATTCTCCATATGGGGAAGGAAGTTGGCCTGCTCGCCTTCGACGATATCGATGAGGCATTTCGCACATTTTTCGGACTTGTCGTCCGGGACATGCAAATACGGTTGCTGCTTGGTGACCAATTGGAACTGACTGACGACGTGGTCATCCGGGACGCCCGGCGCGCCACTAAGCAGTTTTTTGCCCTCTATGGGGCCTAA
- a CDS encoding potassium transporter Kup, producing the protein MSGELNGNDTPVQAAMPAVGVPESVAFAEDAEQHNESMKTLVLGALGVVYGDIGTSPIYAFREALHAAASDGILARSDILGVVSLIFWALTLVVTIKYVLFVLRADNNGEGGILSLMALVRGALKGRPDLILGVGICGAALFFGDAVITPAISVLSAMEGLEIVAPDLTPFVVPITVVILVTLFSVQKLGTGKVAIVFGPIMALWFLAIGASGLWHIFDDPTVMVALNPYYAVRFLVVSPGIAFITVGAVFLAMTGAEALYADLGHFGRKPIVRAWLWVVFPCLLLNYFGQAAFILSHGEAAALPFFQMMPSFALWPMVLLATAATVIASQAVITGAYSVARQAVQLNILPRLEIQHTSEKLHGQIYIPRVNLLLGLAVVILVLGFEKSSNLAAAYGIAVTGNMLVTTVLLYIVMTRIWNWRVSRALPIILGFLIIDIMFFSANIIKVHEGGWASIGIAVVLILIMWTWVRGTRHLFHKTRKAEVPLDLIVEQMAKRPPTIVPGTAVFLTGDPKSAPTALMHSLKHYKVLHENNVILTVVTASKPWVSSADRARVSQYNERFMQVTLTFGYMQQPNIPRALGICRKLGWKFDIMTTSFFLSRRSLKASAHSGLPLWQDKLFILLARTASDATEYFQIPTGRVVEIGTQVNL; encoded by the coding sequence ATGAGCGGCGAGCTAAATGGCAATGACACGCCGGTCCAGGCCGCTATGCCTGCCGTGGGTGTTCCTGAAAGCGTCGCTTTTGCTGAAGATGCCGAGCAGCACAATGAAAGCATGAAGACGCTTGTGCTTGGAGCACTGGGTGTCGTTTACGGGGACATCGGCACCAGCCCTATCTATGCTTTTCGCGAAGCTCTCCATGCGGCGGCGAGCGATGGCATTCTAGCCCGCAGCGATATTCTGGGCGTTGTTTCACTGATTTTTTGGGCGCTGACGCTGGTTGTTACCATCAAATACGTGTTGTTTGTGCTGCGCGCCGACAACAATGGCGAAGGCGGCATTCTTTCGTTGATGGCTCTAGTCAGGGGCGCGTTGAAAGGCAGACCTGACCTGATCCTAGGTGTAGGTATCTGCGGGGCGGCGTTGTTCTTCGGCGACGCGGTCATTACGCCTGCAATTTCGGTTCTTTCGGCAATGGAAGGTCTTGAGATCGTCGCTCCTGATCTCACGCCGTTCGTCGTTCCAATTACTGTCGTTATTCTGGTGACGCTGTTTTCGGTACAGAAATTGGGCACCGGCAAGGTTGCTATCGTTTTCGGACCTATCATGGCGTTGTGGTTTCTGGCGATTGGCGCGTCGGGCCTCTGGCATATTTTCGACGATCCTACGGTGATGGTGGCGCTCAATCCCTATTATGCGGTGCGCTTTCTGGTGGTTAGTCCCGGCATAGCGTTTATCACGGTCGGTGCCGTGTTCCTCGCAATGACTGGTGCCGAAGCGCTTTACGCCGACCTTGGTCATTTTGGGCGCAAGCCAATCGTGCGTGCATGGTTATGGGTCGTGTTCCCATGCCTGCTGCTTAACTATTTCGGACAGGCTGCATTCATTCTTTCGCATGGTGAAGCCGCAGCATTGCCGTTCTTCCAGATGATGCCGAGCTTTGCGCTTTGGCCAATGGTTCTGCTGGCAACGGCGGCGACCGTTATCGCCAGTCAGGCGGTGATTACAGGCGCTTATTCGGTGGCGCGTCAGGCCGTTCAGCTCAACATTTTGCCGCGCCTTGAAATCCAGCACACCTCTGAAAAACTGCACGGCCAGATCTATATTCCGCGCGTCAACTTGCTACTGGGATTGGCAGTGGTCATTCTGGTGCTTGGTTTCGAAAAGTCCAGCAATCTGGCTGCAGCGTATGGCATTGCCGTCACCGGCAACATGCTGGTCACGACAGTTCTGCTTTATATAGTGATGACCCGCATCTGGAACTGGCGCGTAAGCCGTGCCCTGCCGATTATTCTGGGCTTCCTTATCATCGATATAATGTTCTTCAGCGCGAACATCATCAAGGTTCATGAAGGGGGCTGGGCCTCGATTGGTATCGCAGTGGTACTCATCCTTATCATGTGGACCTGGGTGCGGGGAACGAGGCATCTGTTTCACAAGACCCGCAAGGCTGAAGTTCCACTCGATCTCATCGTGGAGCAGATGGCCAAGCGTCCGCCGACCATCGTGCCGGGCACGGCCGTATTTCTGACCGGCGACCCCAAAAGTGCTCCGACGGCGCTCATGCACAGCTTGAAACATTACAAAGTCCTGCATGAAAACAATGTCATACTGACAGTCGTGACCGCCTCGAAACCATGGGTTTCGAGTGCCGATCGAGCGCGTGTTTCCCAATATAACGAGCGCTTCATGCAGGTGACGCTTACCTTCGGCTATATGCAGCAGCCAAATATTCCACGAGCGCTCGGCATCTGTCGCAAGCTTGGCTGGAAATTCGACATCATGACGACATCGTTTTTCCTTTCGCGCCGGTCGCTCAAGGCATCGGCCCATTCCGGCTTGCCGCTTTGGCAGGACAAGTTGTTTATCTTGCTTGCCCGAACCGCATCGGACGCGACCGAATATTTCCAGATTCCGACCGGTCGTGTGGTGGAAATTGGAACGCAGGTGAATCTGTAA
- a CDS encoding pyridoxine 5'-phosphate synthase — MPAKLSVNLNAIAMLRNRRDLPWPSVTGLGRAALVAGAAGLTVHPRPDQRHIRFSDLGDIRALIDDEFPQAEFNIEGFPSEAFLDLVEKHQPEQVTLVPDDPTQATSDHGWDFVSKADFLGPIVARLKVAGMRVSLFADPDPLGYERAKAIGVDRVELYTGPYGATYDDPAAARRELDRLEKAAHAATALGLDVNAGHDLTVENLPALVKRVPQLSEVSIGHGLTADALMYGIPVTVSRYIAALA, encoded by the coding sequence ATGCCTGCGAAATTATCGGTCAATCTCAACGCCATTGCGATGCTTCGAAACCGGCGTGATTTGCCGTGGCCAAGTGTTACAGGCTTGGGGCGAGCGGCCCTCGTCGCTGGTGCTGCCGGATTGACGGTGCATCCGCGTCCCGATCAGCGCCACATCCGGTTTTCCGACCTCGGTGATATCCGCGCGCTGATTGATGACGAGTTTCCGCAGGCAGAGTTCAATATTGAAGGCTTTCCGAGCGAGGCATTTCTTGATCTGGTGGAAAAGCATCAGCCGGAACAGGTAACGCTTGTGCCCGATGACCCAACACAAGCAACGTCGGACCATGGCTGGGACTTCGTGTCGAAGGCCGATTTTCTGGGTCCGATCGTGGCTCGACTTAAAGTTGCCGGGATGCGGGTATCACTGTTTGCCGATCCCGATCCGTTGGGGTACGAACGCGCCAAGGCTATCGGTGTCGATCGTGTCGAGCTCTATACTGGCCCCTATGGCGCAACTTATGACGACCCCGCTGCCGCCAGGCGTGAACTGGATCGTCTGGAAAAGGCGGCACATGCAGCGACTGCGTTAGGCCTCGATGTCAACGCTGGGCATGATCTGACAGTAGAAAATCTACCTGCGCTGGTGAAACGTGTTCCGCAGTTGAGCGAAGTTTCCATTGGACATGGATTGACAGCCGATGCACTGATGTATGGGATACCGGTAACGGTCAGCCGCTACATCGCGGCCTTGGCGTAA
- a CDS encoding STAS/SEC14 domain-containing protein produces MRNEDIPVIRRIPTNREDVFAFAIEGHLDDASMENLYGLLDAAYETHEEIDLLIRLTGYEGFDWTAAFSESMLSMRAKSLKKLRHYAIVGGPLWIQASITLMQPFLSIELRAFEADEENEAWEWLSARPADE; encoded by the coding sequence ATGCGAAATGAGGACATACCCGTCATTCGCCGCATTCCAACAAACCGGGAAGACGTGTTCGCTTTTGCAATCGAAGGACATCTCGACGATGCGTCAATGGAGAACCTCTATGGCCTCCTCGACGCCGCCTATGAAACACATGAAGAAATCGATCTTCTGATCCGCCTTACCGGATATGAAGGGTTCGACTGGACGGCTGCGTTTTCAGAAAGCATGCTGTCCATGCGCGCCAAATCTCTGAAAAAGCTTCGCCATTATGCAATAGTCGGCGGCCCCTTGTGGATTCAGGCAAGCATCACTTTGATGCAGCCTTTTCTGTCCATTGAGCTTCGTGCATTCGAAGCTGACGAGGAAAACGAAGCCTGGGAATGGCTCAGTGCCCGGCCGGCAGATGAGTAG
- a CDS encoding ATP-dependent DNA helicase, giving the protein MQFSPEQDQALKAVGQWLKGGRSPIFRLFGYAGTGKTTLARYFAEHVDGDVQFAAFTGKAAQVLRSKGASNARTLHSLIYRPRGEEAIEDETTGKTSIAPTFSLNRQSPVAKAAMIVVDECSMVDEALGRDLMSFGTPILVLGDPGQLPPISGGGFFTEHEPDYLLTEIHRQAQDNPIIRMALDVREGRELPYGDHGAARVIGKGDVNQEMVLAADQVLVGTNRTRRRYNQRLRELKGFTADYPQAGDKLVCLRNDPAKGLLNGSLWKVMTSSKETVKPGINLLVTPEDDDRGVAKIKLLKAQFEDPDSEIPWQTKKRYDDFDYGYALTVHKAQGSQWDEVVLFDESFAFRDTRERWLYTAITRAAERLTIVK; this is encoded by the coding sequence ATGCAGTTTTCACCGGAACAGGATCAGGCGCTGAAGGCCGTCGGGCAATGGCTCAAAGGCGGCCGTAGCCCCATTTTCAGATTGTTCGGCTATGCGGGCACGGGCAAGACGACGCTCGCTCGCTATTTCGCTGAACACGTGGACGGCGATGTGCAGTTTGCTGCCTTTACCGGAAAAGCAGCACAGGTGCTGCGGTCGAAAGGTGCCAGCAATGCCCGCACGCTCCATTCGCTGATCTATCGTCCACGTGGCGAAGAAGCGATTGAGGACGAAACGACCGGCAAGACTTCGATCGCGCCGACCTTCTCACTCAACCGGCAGAGCCCTGTTGCAAAAGCGGCGATGATTGTCGTGGATGAATGTTCCATGGTCGATGAAGCGCTGGGGCGGGATCTGATGAGCTTTGGCACGCCTATCCTTGTTCTTGGCGATCCCGGACAGTTGCCTCCGATTTCTGGCGGTGGCTTTTTCACAGAACACGAGCCGGATTATCTCCTGACCGAGATTCATCGTCAGGCGCAAGACAATCCGATCATCCGTATGGCGCTCGACGTGCGGGAGGGGCGTGAACTTCCCTATGGCGACCACGGCGCTGCAAGAGTTATCGGAAAGGGCGATGTCAATCAGGAGATGGTGCTGGCTGCCGATCAGGTGCTTGTTGGGACCAACCGGACCCGGCGTCGCTATAACCAGCGCCTGCGGGAGTTAAAGGGCTTTACCGCGGATTACCCGCAGGCCGGTGACAAGCTGGTTTGCCTGCGCAATGATCCTGCCAAGGGACTCCTCAACGGGTCGCTATGGAAGGTGATGACATCGTCCAAGGAAACCGTGAAACCCGGTATCAATCTGCTGGTTACACCTGAGGATGATGATCGCGGCGTTGCAAAGATCAAGCTTTTGAAGGCGCAGTTTGAAGACCCTGACAGTGAAATTCCGTGGCAGACCAAGAAGCGCTACGACGATTTCGATTATGGATATGCCTTGACGGTTCATAAAGCACAGGGTTCGCAGTGGGATGAAGTTGTGCTTTTCGATGAGAGTTTCGCCTTTCGCGACACGCGCGAACGGTGGCTTTACACGGCGATCACGCGCGCGGCTGAACGTCTCACTATTGTAAAATAA
- a CDS encoding threo-3-hydroxy-L-aspartate ammonia-lyase, whose amino-acid sequence MNKLPTYDDVVSAAKQIEGYAHHTPVFTSSTIDRETGARFFFKCENFQRIGAFKFRGAFNALSWFTDEQKARGVLAFSSGNHAQAIALAAKMLGIGATIIMPEDAPRAKLEATRGYGAKVVTYNRYEEDRDVISRRLAEEGGLTLIPPFNHPDIIAGQGTAAKELIEETGPLDALFVCLGGGGLLAGSALAANALSPGCDVYGVEPEAGNDGQQSFRAGKIVQIEVPKTLADGAQTQALGDMTFAIIRETVRDVLAVSDDELVQGMKFFASRMKMVVEPTGCLAFAGARQVASKLQGKRVGVIVSGGNVDLDRFAALVTKNV is encoded by the coding sequence ATGAACAAGCTTCCAACTTATGATGATGTGGTCTCGGCTGCAAAGCAGATCGAAGGCTATGCCCACCATACGCCGGTATTCACATCGTCTACCATCGACCGTGAAACCGGTGCCCGGTTCTTTTTCAAATGCGAGAACTTTCAACGGATCGGTGCCTTCAAGTTTCGCGGCGCGTTCAATGCTCTTTCGTGGTTTACGGATGAACAAAAGGCTCGCGGCGTACTTGCTTTCTCATCCGGCAATCACGCTCAGGCAATTGCGCTTGCAGCAAAAATGCTTGGCATCGGCGCGACAATCATCATGCCCGAGGATGCGCCACGCGCGAAGCTTGAGGCGACGCGAGGCTACGGCGCGAAGGTTGTTACCTATAACCGTTATGAAGAAGACCGCGATGTGATCTCCAGACGCCTGGCGGAGGAGGGGGGGCTAACCCTCATTCCGCCGTTCAATCATCCTGATATTATCGCCGGACAGGGCACTGCGGCCAAGGAATTGATTGAGGAAACCGGACCGCTTGATGCGCTGTTCGTTTGTCTTGGCGGTGGTGGCCTGCTTGCCGGTTCGGCGCTTGCCGCGAACGCTTTGTCGCCTGGGTGCGATGTCTACGGTGTGGAACCGGAAGCGGGAAATGATGGTCAGCAATCGTTCCGTGCTGGCAAGATAGTTCAAATCGAAGTGCCGAAGACCTTGGCGGACGGTGCCCAGACACAGGCCCTTGGTGACATGACTTTTGCCATTATCCGCGAAACTGTGCGCGATGTTCTGGCCGTCAGCGACGATGAGTTGGTGCAAGGCATGAAGTTCTTTGCCAGCCGGATGAAGATGGTGGTAGAGCCGACGGGATGTCTCGCTTTTGCCGGTGCGCGGCAGGTCGCATCTAAGCTGCAAGGCAAGCGGGTAGGTGTGATCGTCAGCGGTGGCAATGTCGATCTCGACAGATTCGCGGCCTTGGTGACTAAAAACGTTTGA
- a CDS encoding LysE family translocator has protein sequence MSVEIFLALLVFAFVSSVTPGPNNLMLLASGVNFGFRRTVPHMLGIGVGFFVLLLAVGFGLGALIETVPSFYVALKFAGGAYMLYLAWKIAMSRSIGEAKHGDKSEPMTFLQAAAFQWVNPKAWVMGITGIATYANHDNYYVAVLLVSVAFAIVNLPSVSVWAGFGTLLRNWLSDPFRLKCFNFIMALLLILSLWPMLK, from the coding sequence ATGTCTGTTGAAATTTTTCTGGCACTTCTCGTCTTCGCTTTTGTCTCGTCCGTTACACCGGGACCAAACAATCTGATGCTTCTGGCTTCGGGCGTGAATTTCGGTTTCCGCCGTACCGTTCCGCATATGTTGGGGATCGGCGTAGGCTTCTTCGTATTGCTGCTGGCGGTTGGTTTCGGTCTCGGCGCTTTGATCGAGACGGTGCCGTCATTCTATGTGGCGCTGAAGTTCGCCGGTGGCGCCTATATGCTTTATCTCGCCTGGAAAATTGCGATGTCGCGTTCCATTGGAGAGGCAAAGCATGGGGATAAAAGCGAGCCAATGACTTTCTTGCAGGCGGCGGCGTTCCAATGGGTCAATCCGAAAGCATGGGTGATGGGGATTACAGGAATTGCCACCTATGCCAACCACGATAACTATTATGTCGCGGTGCTTCTGGTCAGCGTCGCCTTCGCGATTGTGAATTTGCCGAGCGTGTCCGTCTGGGCCGGATTTGGCACATTGTTGCGCAACTGGCTTTCTGATCCCTTTCGGTTGAAATGTTTCAATTTTATCATGGCCTTACTGCTCATCTTGAGCCTGTGGCCGATGCTGAAATAA
- the ilvN gene encoding acetolactate synthase small subunit: MNAQNLASGSAYFIAAETQTPETHTLAVLVDNEPGVLARVIGLFSGRGYNIESLTVSETEHERHLSRITIVTRGTPHVLDQIRHQLARIVPVHRVVDLSHRASELGHDRPVERELALVKVAGKGEARAETLRLADAFKAKVVDATTDHFILEITGKTAKIDQFISIMKPLGLVETCRTGVAAMNRGPEGM; this comes from the coding sequence ATGAATGCACAGAATCTAGCTTCCGGATCGGCCTATTTCATCGCAGCCGAAACACAAACACCGGAAACACATACGCTTGCAGTACTCGTCGACAATGAGCCAGGCGTGCTTGCCCGCGTGATCGGTCTTTTCTCCGGTCGCGGCTACAATATCGAAAGCCTGACGGTTTCGGAAACCGAGCATGAAAGGCATCTGTCGCGCATTACAATCGTGACGCGCGGCACGCCACACGTGCTCGACCAGATCCGGCACCAATTGGCTCGCATTGTTCCGGTTCATCGTGTTGTGGATCTGAGCCATCGCGCTTCTGAGCTCGGTCACGACCGTCCTGTCGAGCGTGAACTCGCACTGGTGAAGGTCGCAGGTAAAGGTGAAGCGAGGGCAGAGACACTTCGTCTGGCCGATGCGTTCAAAGCCAAGGTTGTCGACGCGACGACTGATCATTTCATTCTGGAAATCACCGGTAAGACGGCCAAGATCGATCAGTTTATCTCCATCATGAAACCACTCGGGCTGGTTGAGACCTGCCGTACGGGTGTTGCGGCCATGAATCGCGGGCCGGAAGGTATGTAG
- a CDS encoding acetolactate synthase 3 large subunit, with protein sequence MTAGKHEADANAAETQEASNPREMTGAEMVIQALIDQGVESIFGYPGGAVLPIYDELFQQDKVQHVLVRHEQGAGHAAEGYARSTGKVGVMLVTSGPGATNAVTPLQDALMDSIPLVCISGQVPTTLIGSDAFQECDTIGITRPCTKHNWLVKDVNDLARILHEAFHVASTGRPGPVVVDIPKDIQFAKGIYTPPETAPRTSYRPVLDGNAQAISEAVRLLVNAKKPVIYSGGGVINSGPAASRLLRELVEISNFPITSTLMGLGAYPASGKNWLGMLGMHGTYEANMTMHDCDVMLCVGARFDDRITGRLNAFSPNSKKIHIDIDPSSINKSVRVDVPIIGDVAHVLEDIVRQVRASDKKPEKQAIGAWWQQIDRWRSRNSLAYAPNKDVIMPQYAIQRLYELTKDRKTYITTEVGQHQMWAAQFYGFEEPNRWLTSGGLGTMGYGLPAALGVQIAHPDALVIDIAGDASIQMCIQEMSAAIQHNAPIKIFILNNQYMGMVRQWQQLLHGNRLSHSYTEAMPDFVKLAEAYGAHGIRCDKPGKLDDAIQEMIDIDKPVIFDCRVANLANCFPMIPSGKAHNEMLLPDEATDEAVANAIDAKGRALV encoded by the coding sequence ATGACTGCAGGTAAACACGAGGCGGATGCAAATGCCGCAGAAACGCAGGAAGCAAGCAATCCACGTGAAATGACCGGTGCCGAGATGGTCATTCAGGCTTTGATCGATCAGGGCGTGGAAAGCATTTTCGGCTATCCCGGCGGTGCTGTGCTTCCGATCTACGACGAGCTTTTCCAGCAGGATAAGGTTCAGCATGTCCTGGTCCGTCATGAGCAGGGCGCTGGACATGCGGCGGAAGGCTATGCGCGGTCGACCGGCAAGGTCGGCGTGATGCTTGTTACGTCCGGTCCGGGTGCTACCAATGCGGTTACCCCGCTTCAGGATGCCCTGATGGATTCCATTCCACTGGTTTGCATTTCCGGTCAGGTTCCGACGACGCTGATCGGCTCTGATGCATTTCAGGAATGCGATACTATCGGTATCACGCGCCCCTGCACCAAGCACAACTGGTTGGTAAAGGACGTCAACGATCTGGCGCGCATATTGCACGAAGCCTTTCATGTCGCCTCCACCGGTCGCCCCGGTCCCGTCGTGGTCGATATTCCGAAGGATATTCAGTTCGCCAAGGGCATTTATACGCCACCGGAGACTGCGCCGCGCACCAGCTACCGTCCGGTTCTCGACGGCAATGCACAGGCAATTTCCGAAGCTGTACGTCTGCTCGTCAATGCAAAGAAGCCCGTCATCTATTCTGGCGGCGGCGTGATCAATTCCGGCCCTGCAGCTTCCCGTCTGCTGCGCGAGCTGGTCGAGATCAGCAATTTCCCGATCACGTCCACGCTGATGGGGTTGGGCGCTTATCCGGCGTCCGGCAAGAACTGGCTTGGCATGCTCGGTATGCATGGCACCTACGAAGCCAACATGACCATGCATGATTGCGATGTCATGTTGTGCGTCGGCGCGCGTTTCGATGACCGTATCACCGGACGCCTCAACGCATTTTCTCCGAACTCGAAGAAAATCCATATCGATATCGATCCATCTTCGATCAATAAGAGCGTTCGCGTCGATGTTCCGATCATTGGTGATGTAGCCCATGTTTTGGAAGACATTGTTCGGCAGGTCCGTGCCTCTGATAAGAAGCCGGAAAAGCAGGCAATCGGTGCCTGGTGGCAGCAGATCGATCGCTGGCGCTCTCGCAACTCACTTGCCTATGCGCCGAATAAAGACGTCATCATGCCGCAATATGCAATTCAGCGGCTCTATGAACTGACCAAGGATCGGAAGACCTACATCACCACGGAAGTTGGTCAGCACCAGATGTGGGCTGCGCAGTTCTACGGCTTCGAGGAACCAAATCGCTGGTTGACCTCGGGTGGTCTGGGCACCATGGGATACGGCCTCCCAGCAGCACTCGGTGTGCAGATCGCGCATCCTGACGCACTGGTTATCGATATTGCAGGGGATGCCTCGATCCAGATGTGTATTCAGGAAATGTCTGCTGCAATTCAACATAATGCACCGATCAAGATCTTCATCCTGAACAACCAGTACATGGGCATGGTGCGCCAGTGGCAGCAGCTTTTGCATGGCAACCGCCTGTCGCACTCCTATACCGAGGCAATGCCGGATTTCGTGAAGCTGGCGGAAGCCTATGGCGCGCACGGGATCCGCTGCGACAAGCCTGGTAAACTCGATGACGCCATTCAGGAGATGATCGACATCGACAAGCCGGTGATCTTCGATTGCCGCGTGGCAAATCTCGCCAACTGCTTCCCGATGATCCCCTCGGGCAAGGCACATAACGAAATGCTGTTGCCCGATGAAGCTACGGACGAAGCCGTCGCTAACGCCATCGATGCAAAGGGCCGCGCGCTCGTCTGA